TCGCCCCTCCTTGCCCCGCTCGAGCGCTTTCTCCACTGCTGTCTAAAAGCCCTGGCGAAGACGGAAAAGTTCCTTCCGTTCAGTCAAATCGAGCCCCATGCCGCGCGCGCCGCACGATCTGCCAAGCTACGGGAGTGATCGTGTACCTGACGACGCGCCGGTCCAGCAACATCTTCCGGTACCTGTTCCGGGATTGGGCGCGCTCCCTGCGCAAGACCCTGGTTCGCGCAACCTACGAGGAGATCGTCGAGCGAGGCTCGATCCCACGCGCCACGATCGTCTTCACCGACCACGAGCGTATGAGCCCCGATCTGCTCGGACTGGCCCGACAGTTGTGGGATCAAGTGAGCCCGCACTGCCGCGCGCTCAACAACCCACACACCGTGCTCACCCGAGTTCCCCTGCTTCACTCGATGTTCGAGGCCGGGATCAACGAGCACCGCGCGTTCCGTCCCGACGACGTTCCTGCGGATCTGCGTTATCCCGTGTTCGTGCGCGGCGCCAACGACCACCTGGGCCCCCGAACGGACCTTCTCGAAGATCGGGAGGCGCTGGAGCGTGCGCTGGTCCGACTGGCGGTGCAGGACGACCCGTGCGACGATCTGCTCGTGGTGGAGTACGAAGACTGCCGAGGCGGCGACGGTTGTTACCGCAAGTTCGCGGCCTTCCGCGTCGGAGACGCGATCATCCCCCGACACCAGATCGTGGGCGACCACTGGGCGCTGAAGGTCGTGAGCCCGCACTTTGCCACGCGGGCGGAGGAGGAGTGCTCCTACGCGAACGAGAACCCGCACGCCGACCAGGCGATGCGCGCCTTCGAGATCGCGGGAATCGAGTACGGGCGCATCGACTACGGTTGGGTCGACGGCCGCATCCGCGTGTGGGAGATCAACACCAACCCGACCGTGATGTCCGACCTCTACCGCACGAAACGCTCCCGACGCCCCCTCCAACGCCTGTTTCTGGAGCGCTTCCTCGCGGCGATGGCGGATCTGGAAACCACGCCCGAAGGCCCCGACATTCCCCTCGCGTTCCACGCTCCGACCCTCCCCCGCTAGGTGGTTCCGCAATCGAATGCGCGAACCCAGGGGAACGCTCGTATACTGAACGGGATGCATTGGGGAAGGTGGACTTTCGCGTTGGCTTCCGTAGCCGTGGGACTCTATGGGTGGAGTTCGAGCCCCCTCGACCAAACCCCGCCTCCCGTCCAGAAGTCCACCCGCGTGGATTTCAATCGGGAAATCCGCCCGCTGCTTGCCAAACACTGCTGGACGTGCCACGGCGCCGACTCGGGATCGAGACGCGCCGGTCTGCGCCTCGACACGCCGCAGGGCATCGCGGAGCTGCGCCACGGGTCCAAGCCGATCGAGCCCGGAAACCTCAAAGCGTCGCTCGTTTGGCAACGGTTGAACCCCGAGATTCCCGCCCTCCAGATGCCTCCCCCCGAGTCGGGCATCGAGCCGATGAACGACGCGGAGAAGGCGCTCGTCCGCCAGTGGATCGAGCAGGGAGGCAAGTTCGAACGGCACTGGGCGTTCGAACTTCCCGTGCGGAGCGATCCTCCGCAGGTGCCGGGCGATGGGTGGGTCCGCAACTTCGTCGACGCCTTCGTGCGCGCAAAGATGGAGGCGAACGGCCTGAAACCCGAGCCTGAGGCCGCCCCGGCGACGCTTCTGCGGCGCGCCAGCCTGACGCTCACCGGACTCCCGCCCACGCCGCAGGAGCTCGACAGCTTCCTTCAGGACAAGGCGGCCGGCGCCTACGAACGCGCCGTGGACCGCTTGCTGGCGAGCCCGCGCTACGGCGAGCACGAGGCGCGCTACTGGCTCGACGCCGTACGCTACGGGGACACCCACGGCCTGCACCTCGACAACGAGCGGTCCATCTGGCCGTATCGAGACTGGGTCGTGCGCGCCTTCAACGAGGATCTGCCCTACGATCAGTTCGTGACCTGGCAGCTCGCGGGAGACCTCCTTCCGAACCCAACGACCGAGCAGTTGATCGCGACAGGCTACGTTCGTCTGAACCCCACCACGAATGAAGGGGGCGCCATCGCGGAGGAGTTTCTCGCCAAGAACACGTTCGACCGCGTGGACACGACCTCCACCGTCATGCTCGGCGTCACCCTGGGGTGCGCCCGGTGCCACGACCACAAGTACGACCCGTTCCTTCAGCGCGACTACTACGGCCTGTTCGCGTTCTTCAACAGCACCCTAGACGCGCCCCTGGACGGCAACGACAAGTTTCACGGCCCCACGGTCAAGGCCGCGCTTCCCGAACAGGAAGCCCAGTTGAGGGAGTGGGACGCCGCCCTCCGGTCTCTCGAAGCCCGGGTCGATCCGAATGAGGCGCGCGCATGGGCCGAGCGCGAGGCCGCCCGCCGCCCCTCGGTCGGCGCGTGGACCCTCGCGGGACCGTATGCCGCCGGCTCGTTCGATGCGGCCTTCGACCAGCCTTACGGACCGGAGCCCGGCGCGCTCAAGAACACCGTCGAGTGGCGTCCGATCGACCTGCCTCCGGGTAAGGCCCAACTGGGCGTCGTGGGCAAGGCGAACGCCGCCGTCTACCTGCGCGCCACGGTGGATTCCCCCTTGGCGCGGGAGGCCGAACTGCTGCTCGGAAGCGACGACGGGGTCGCCGTCTGGCTCAACGGCAAGTCCGTCCACAAGAACAAGACCCTCCGCGCGGTCGCACCCGGCGCCGACAAGGTGCGGCTGCCGCTGCAGCAGGGCGCGAACGAACTGCTTGTGAAGATCGTGAACGCGACCGGCGACGACGGCGTGGCGATCGATCTGGCCGACCCGCTGGCCGGACGCCTCAAGGCGGAGCTCGACAAAGGCGCCAAGGCCGACCACCGGCTGTTCGCCTCGGCCTTTCTCGCGTCGGGCCCCGACTCCGCCGACGCCAAGCGGTACCGGACCGTTTCCGCGCAGCGCGATCAGCTCGACGCCTCGCTGCCCCGCACGCTGGTCGCCGCCGAGCTTCCGATGCCGCGCACCGCCTACGTGCTCAAGCGCGGCGAGTACGACAAGCGCGGCGCACCCGTGACGCGGGCGATTCCCCGGGTCTTCGGGTGGCTCCCCTCCGGCGCGCCGGTCAACCGCCTTGGATTGGCCAAATGGATCGTGAGCCGAAAGAACCCGCTTGCGTCCCGCGTGATCGTCAACCGGATTTGGCAGCAGGAGTTCGGCACCGGCCTCGTCGCGAGCAGCGAGGATTTCGGCAGCCGAGGGGACTTCCCCAGCCATCCCGAGCTCCTCGACACGCTCGCCGTCTGGTTCCGCGAGAACGGGTGGAGCGTGAAGAAGCTGCATCGGCTGCTGGTGACCAGCGCCACGTTCCGCCAAAGCGCGGCCGTTGACGCCGAGAAGCGGGCGCTCGACCCGGAAAACCGCCTCTTGGCGCGAGGCCCCCGATACCGGCTCGACGCGGAGGTGCTGCGCGACCAGGCCCTCTATGCGGCCGGGCTGTTGAACGAAGAGCGCGGCGGCCACGGCGTCAAGCCCTACCAGCCGCCCGGGCTTTGGGAGGAGATTGCCTACCCCGCCAGCGACACGTCGAAGTACGTTCAGGACCACGGGCAGGCGCTCTATCGGCGAAGCCTCTACCTCTTCTGGAAGCGGACGAGCCCGCCGCCGGCTCTGCTGCTCTTCGATGCGCCGATGCGGGAGTCATGCGTGGTGCGGCGCGCGCGGACCAACACCCCGCTTCAAGCCCTCACCGCGATGAACGCGCCGGCCTACTTCGAAGCCTCGCGCGTCATGGCCGAACGCGTGCTGCACCAGAAAGGGCCTGACGCGAGCCGCATCGATTTCGCGTTCCGACTCGCCACCGCGCGCGATCCCTCGCCGTCCGAGCAGGGCGTCCTGTTGCGCGCCTTGAGCGAGCAGCGCGCCCTGTACCACTTCGACGTGGACAACGCCAAGAAGCTGATCTCCGCCGGGGAGGCGCCCCGCGACGAATCCCTCGACCCCGCCGAGCATGCGGCATGGACCATGGTCTGCAACCTCATGCTCAACCTCGATGAAACCGTGACGATGCACTAACGACCATGAACCTCCACGACGAACAAGCCTTGCTGATGACCCGACGCCAGCTCTTCGGGCGGACCGCCCTGGGCGTGGGCACCGCCGCCCTCG
This sequence is a window from Fimbriimonadaceae bacterium. Protein-coding genes within it:
- a CDS encoding PSD1 and planctomycete cytochrome C domain-containing protein, whose product is MHWGRWTFALASVAVGLYGWSSSPLDQTPPPVQKSTRVDFNREIRPLLAKHCWTCHGADSGSRRAGLRLDTPQGIAELRHGSKPIEPGNLKASLVWQRLNPEIPALQMPPPESGIEPMNDAEKALVRQWIEQGGKFERHWAFELPVRSDPPQVPGDGWVRNFVDAFVRAKMEANGLKPEPEAAPATLLRRASLTLTGLPPTPQELDSFLQDKAAGAYERAVDRLLASPRYGEHEARYWLDAVRYGDTHGLHLDNERSIWPYRDWVVRAFNEDLPYDQFVTWQLAGDLLPNPTTEQLIATGYVRLNPTTNEGGAIAEEFLAKNTFDRVDTTSTVMLGVTLGCARCHDHKYDPFLQRDYYGLFAFFNSTLDAPLDGNDKFHGPTVKAALPEQEAQLREWDAALRSLEARVDPNEARAWAEREAARRPSVGAWTLAGPYAAGSFDAAFDQPYGPEPGALKNTVEWRPIDLPPGKAQLGVVGKANAAVYLRATVDSPLAREAELLLGSDDGVAVWLNGKSVHKNKTLRAVAPGADKVRLPLQQGANELLVKIVNATGDDGVAIDLADPLAGRLKAELDKGAKADHRLFASAFLASGPDSADAKRYRTVSAQRDQLDASLPRTLVAAELPMPRTAYVLKRGEYDKRGAPVTRAIPRVFGWLPSGAPVNRLGLAKWIVSRKNPLASRVIVNRIWQQEFGTGLVASSEDFGSRGDFPSHPELLDTLAVWFRENGWSVKKLHRLLVTSATFRQSAAVDAEKRALDPENRLLARGPRYRLDAEVLRDQALYAAGLLNEERGGHGVKPYQPPGLWEEIAYPASDTSKYVQDHGQALYRRSLYLFWKRTSPPPALLLFDAPMRESCVVRRARTNTPLQALTAMNAPAYFEASRVMAERVLHQKGPDASRIDFAFRLATARDPSPSEQGVLLRALSEQRALYHFDVDNAKKLISAGEAPRDESLDPAEHAAWTMVCNLMLNLDETVTMH